From Vibrio crassostreae, one genomic window encodes:
- a CDS encoding L-serine ammonia-lyase, giving the protein MLSIFDIYKIGVGPSSSHTNGPMIAGFHFTQLIADRITEVVRVQVDLYGSLSLTGIGHHTDRATILGLLGNKPDTIKITSANEAMRRAIDSGEMQLSGSHAIGFNYQTDMLFHEDNLPLHENGMMITAFDQAGNAIIDETYYSIGGGFIATADELKNGTKTESVEVTYPFKNADEMLKQAEDNGMSLGGMILKNESAFQDSDAIAEKADQIWRVMSRCMVRGFETEGILDGGLNVTRRAPNLLKKLEANAAVENDPMEIMDWINLFAFAVSEENAAGGQVVTSPTNGAAGVIPAVLMYYHRFIKELDTKQLKDFLAVSGAIGILYKTNASISGAEVGCQGEVGVSSSMAAAGLTALRGGSNEQICIAAEIAMEHSLGMTCDPIGGLVQVPCIERNAMGAMKAINASRMALKRNSKSLISLDKVIATMYQTGKDMNKKYRETSLGGLALIHLAHPCE; this is encoded by the coding sequence ATGTTATCGATCTTTGATATCTACAAAATTGGTGTGGGGCCGTCGAGCTCACACACTAACGGCCCAATGATTGCGGGTTTCCACTTCACACAATTAATCGCAGACAGAATCACAGAGGTGGTGCGTGTTCAGGTCGATCTTTATGGTTCGTTATCGTTAACCGGAATAGGTCACCACACCGATAGAGCAACCATCTTGGGTTTGCTTGGCAATAAGCCAGACACGATTAAGATCACCAGTGCTAATGAAGCGATGCGACGCGCTATCGACAGTGGTGAAATGCAATTGAGTGGCAGCCACGCGATTGGCTTTAACTACCAAACCGACATGCTTTTTCACGAAGACAATCTGCCTCTGCATGAAAACGGCATGATGATTACCGCGTTTGATCAAGCTGGAAATGCGATTATCGATGAAACCTACTACTCGATTGGTGGTGGTTTTATTGCAACCGCGGATGAGCTGAAAAACGGTACCAAAACTGAATCGGTTGAGGTGACTTATCCTTTTAAGAACGCCGATGAAATGCTGAAACAAGCTGAAGACAACGGCATGAGCCTAGGTGGAATGATTCTGAAAAATGAGTCGGCCTTCCAAGATTCGGATGCGATTGCAGAAAAGGCAGACCAGATCTGGCGCGTGATGTCGCGTTGTATGGTGCGTGGCTTTGAGACTGAAGGTATTCTTGATGGCGGTTTGAACGTCACTCGCCGTGCGCCAAACTTATTGAAAAAGCTAGAAGCGAATGCAGCCGTTGAAAACGATCCAATGGAAATCATGGATTGGATTAACTTGTTTGCCTTTGCCGTCAGTGAAGAAAACGCGGCTGGTGGCCAAGTGGTGACGTCACCAACCAATGGTGCTGCGGGTGTGATTCCTGCGGTATTGATGTATTACCATCGCTTTATTAAAGAGTTGGATACCAAGCAACTCAAAGACTTTTTAGCGGTGTCGGGTGCGATTGGTATTTTGTACAAAACCAACGCTTCGATTTCAGGTGCCGAAGTAGGGTGCCAAGGTGAAGTCGGTGTGTCATCTTCTATGGCGGCTGCAGGTTTAACGGCGCTGCGTGGTGGTAGTAATGAGCAGATTTGTATTGCCGCAGAGATTGCAATGGAGCATTCACTCGGTATGACATGTGACCCAATTGGTGGCTTAGTACAAGTACCGTGTATTGAACGAAATGCGATGGGTGCGATGAAGGCGATTAATGCGTCTCGCATGGCATTGAAACGCAATAGCAAATCTTTGATCTCGTTGGATAAGGTCATCGCGACCATGTACCAAACGGGTAAAGACATGAATAAGAAGTATCGCGAAACGTCTTTGGGAGGCTTAGCGCTGATTCATTTAGCTCACCCTTGTGAATAG
- a CDS encoding MFS transporter, whose translation MTTKKHMSEVPMIQRVAAYLAILVGYFFYCYNFVIIDYVRPYIVDAYDGINLADTAQFYTWQSVGALIGALSCAWVASNFGKKSTLIVITALNGGATIINMMFTDYAMWAAMRFIIGISLGGYFTVAVSLMIGLFTPTVRGKLTAFASSMFSVALMAMGAYAAFISSIDAPWQSLMWVGGIPPLVAAALMIFILPSDKKVIAYGEEDQAAAEASNAPAKKGSWGEMLSAPYRKLTITCLLLAGLNFYGYQFFSGFVTTYLKDVRQFDGATIGIIFSISAFGSLFGAWVWGAIADKYGRKVNAFGFILAGVMASVFFVAPSDVMIGSLNMLAILGLIYNFGLSASAVWGGYFSELFPAHLRSFGAALFHGGRIIGMWAPMVLVFIQERSDLATAMWGSPIVWIVAGLLWLSLPETLKGGIFDKSKKAETAKA comes from the coding sequence ATGACTACTAAAAAACACATGAGCGAAGTTCCTATGATTCAAAGGGTAGCTGCTTATCTTGCAATTCTAGTGGGCTACTTTTTCTATTGTTATAACTTTGTAATTATTGACTACGTACGCCCATACATCGTTGATGCGTATGATGGTATTAACTTGGCGGATACCGCTCAGTTCTATACATGGCAGTCGGTTGGCGCACTTATTGGTGCCCTAAGCTGTGCATGGGTGGCATCAAACTTTGGTAAGAAATCGACTCTTATTGTCATCACTGCACTAAACGGTGGCGCAACCATCATCAACATGATGTTTACCGACTACGCGATGTGGGCAGCGATGCGTTTCATCATCGGTATTTCTTTGGGTGGTTACTTCACAGTAGCAGTAAGCCTGATGATCGGCCTATTTACACCAACGGTTCGCGGTAAGTTGACGGCATTCGCTTCTTCTATGTTCTCTGTTGCGCTAATGGCAATGGGTGCGTACGCAGCGTTCATTTCTAGCATCGACGCACCTTGGCAGAGCCTAATGTGGGTGGGTGGTATTCCTCCTCTAGTTGCTGCTGCACTGATGATCTTCATCCTGCCTAGCGACAAGAAAGTGATCGCCTACGGTGAAGAAGATCAAGCCGCGGCTGAAGCATCTAACGCACCAGCGAAGAAAGGCTCTTGGGGTGAAATGCTAAGCGCGCCTTACCGCAAGCTAACGATCACTTGTCTATTACTGGCTGGCCTTAACTTCTACGGCTACCAATTCTTCTCTGGCTTCGTGACAACGTACCTAAAAGATGTTCGCCAATTCGACGGTGCGACCATCGGCATCATCTTCTCTATCTCGGCATTCGGTTCTCTATTCGGTGCTTGGGTATGGGGTGCAATCGCCGATAAATACGGCCGTAAAGTGAACGCGTTTGGTTTCATCCTTGCGGGTGTTATGGCTTCAGTATTCTTTGTCGCACCAAGCGACGTGATGATCGGCAGCCTAAACATGCTGGCTATCCTAGGTCTTATTTACAACTTCGGTCTGTCTGCTTCTGCGGTATGGGGTGGTTACTTCTCTGAATTGTTCCCAGCTCACCTACGTAGCTTCGGTGCAGCACTGTTCCACGGTGGTCGTATCATCGGCATGTGGGCACCAATGGTGTTGGTATTCATTCAAGAGCGCAGCGACCTTGCGACTGCAATGTGGGGCTCACCAATCGTATGGATTGTGGCTGGTCTACTGTGGCTATCACTACCAGAGACATTGAAAGGCGGCATCTTCGACAAGAGCAAAAAAGCGGAAACAGCAAAAGCTTAA
- a CDS encoding LysE family translocator has product MSSQLMLAFLLFSTSIAITPGAGNIALLGISSRYGFAATLPFISGNAFGIIIVLAGSSVGLVSLFTLYPELYNILKYAGAAYLLFMAWSIANMQIEESTTDNRSGFMSGVLMQVLNPKGWIASLTVFSQFITPNADYLIQVVTIIAGMVITGVPCMLVWAYCGTMLKKLLQSPKQMMFVNRCLGGSLAMVVAFMLYQPA; this is encoded by the coding sequence ATGAGCTCTCAATTAATGCTGGCGTTCTTGCTATTTTCAACATCAATTGCAATTACCCCTGGGGCAGGCAATATCGCATTACTTGGGATTTCAAGTCGTTATGGATTTGCTGCGACTTTACCTTTTATCTCTGGGAACGCTTTTGGCATCATCATCGTACTGGCGGGTTCTAGTGTCGGTTTGGTGAGCCTATTTACCCTTTATCCAGAGCTATACAACATTTTGAAATACGCGGGTGCGGCTTATTTGCTGTTCATGGCGTGGTCGATTGCGAACATGCAAATCGAAGAAAGCACTACCGACAATCGTTCAGGTTTCATGTCTGGTGTGCTGATGCAGGTGTTAAACCCTAAAGGTTGGATTGCTTCGTTAACTGTGTTTTCTCAGTTCATCACTCCGAACGCAGACTATCTGATTCAAGTGGTGACCATTATTGCTGGCATGGTGATCACGGGTGTACCGTGCATGTTGGTGTGGGCTTATTGCGGCACTATGCTTAAAAAGTTGCTGCAATCACCAAAACAGATGATGTTTGTGAACCGCTGCTTGGGTGGAAGCTTAGCAATGGTGGTTGCCTTTATGCTTTATCAACCCGCATAA
- a CDS encoding porin yields the protein MKKSILSAVILTALTSGSAFAAHTFTNDAGDSLALDGRFDVRYQDKGGDHNGEWNSGSSRFGLKGQMGLDNDWTGFGHAEWGYNSGANGDNIYDRLLYAGVEHDKYGKIAAGTKQWSTFYDVAWFTDMGRVFGSRGSGYYNLSDWGISSGTGRAENSITYRNSINDNWKYGFTYQTTREDVAVSTRFNQTNSDTVTLKNGMGASTLYTVMDGLTVGLAYHQNEFDDVDSTVQNIKDGDTQRIGLLGVNYTNDGLFVGFTYSQGSNWETTSQSEFYDHRGAEFFTYYHFENGLRPTFNVNYLTDTDDNANGYERQLIIPGLEYHFKKNKFLVWTEYQFDNGKDSYNGVKYENSDDQFAAGIRYYF from the coding sequence ATGAAAAAGTCGATTCTTTCAGCAGTGATCCTGACAGCACTTACTTCGGGTTCTGCTTTTGCTGCACATACTTTTACCAATGACGCGGGCGATAGCCTTGCTTTAGATGGCCGTTTTGACGTTCGTTACCAAGACAAAGGTGGCGACCATAACGGCGAATGGAACAGTGGTAGTTCTCGTTTCGGCCTTAAAGGTCAAATGGGCTTAGACAACGATTGGACTGGCTTTGGCCATGCCGAATGGGGTTACAACTCAGGTGCTAACGGCGACAATATTTACGACCGACTTCTATACGCTGGCGTAGAGCACGACAAATACGGCAAGATTGCGGCGGGTACTAAACAGTGGTCTACCTTCTACGATGTGGCTTGGTTCACCGATATGGGTCGTGTATTTGGTTCACGTGGTTCAGGCTACTACAACCTGTCTGACTGGGGTATTTCATCAGGCACAGGCCGTGCAGAAAACTCCATCACTTACCGCAACAGCATCAACGACAACTGGAAATACGGCTTCACTTATCAGACAACTCGTGAAGATGTAGCGGTATCTACAAGATTCAACCAAACGAATTCAGACACTGTCACGCTGAAAAACGGTATGGGCGCGTCAACGCTATACACTGTTATGGATGGCTTAACTGTTGGTTTGGCATACCATCAGAATGAGTTCGATGATGTGGATAGCACAGTTCAAAACATCAAAGATGGCGACACACAGCGCATCGGTTTATTAGGTGTGAACTACACCAATGATGGCCTATTTGTCGGCTTCACCTACAGCCAAGGTTCAAACTGGGAAACCACCAGCCAATCTGAGTTCTACGACCACCGTGGTGCTGAATTCTTCACGTACTACCACTTTGAAAACGGCCTGCGTCCTACCTTTAACGTTAACTACTTAACAGACACAGACGACAACGCTAATGGCTACGAGCGTCAGCTAATTATCCCAGGCCTTGAGTACCACTTTAAGAAGAACAAGTTCTTGGTGTGGACTGAATACCAATTTGATAACGGTAAAGATTCATACAACGGTGTGAAATACGAAAACAGCGATGACCAATTCGCGGCTGGTATTCGTTACTACTTCTAA
- a CDS encoding nuclear transport factor 2 family protein yields MSKYQEAKRIVREYFDAMENATHENVAEVLKAHTSEDYLWRGVYPFREQEGAQAAADVFWAPMMKSMTRMQRRQDIFIGGNNEVNPDEIWVMSMGHFMGLFDAEYLGMRPTGKIMNVRYAEFNCVVDGKITKTGLFLDLLGMMDQAGCYPLPPSTGKHFVYPGPRNHDGLLFEDAAPEEGVATLALVNKMVDDLSALNDSGAMGCPPEVLAKSWSKDMIWYGPCGIGASYTIPRYQQQHQLPFRNNLKDKKFNGHVCRFAEGNFSCFFGWPNLSNTPTGGFLGMTGGEVRANMQVVDVYYRDGDKLSENWVLIDLPYWLQQQGLDVFERTSSIMNPTL; encoded by the coding sequence ATGTCTAAATATCAAGAAGCTAAACGCATTGTTCGCGAATACTTTGATGCAATGGAAAACGCAACTCACGAGAACGTTGCTGAAGTTTTAAAAGCACACACTTCTGAAGATTACTTGTGGCGCGGCGTTTACCCATTCCGTGAGCAAGAAGGCGCTCAAGCGGCAGCTGACGTTTTCTGGGCTCCAATGATGAAGTCGATGACTCGCATGCAGCGTCGTCAAGACATCTTCATCGGCGGTAACAACGAAGTTAACCCAGACGAAATTTGGGTAATGAGCATGGGTCACTTCATGGGTCTATTCGACGCTGAATACCTAGGCATGCGCCCTACTGGCAAGATCATGAACGTTCGCTACGCAGAATTTAACTGTGTTGTTGATGGCAAAATCACTAAGACTGGCCTGTTCCTAGATCTACTAGGCATGATGGATCAAGCGGGTTGCTACCCACTTCCACCATCAACTGGTAAGCACTTCGTTTACCCTGGTCCACGTAACCACGATGGTCTGCTGTTTGAAGATGCGGCTCCAGAAGAAGGCGTTGCGACACTTGCTCTAGTAAACAAAATGGTTGATGACCTTTCTGCTCTTAACGACAGCGGCGCAATGGGTTGCCCACCAGAAGTACTCGCGAAGAGCTGGTCAAAAGACATGATTTGGTACGGCCCTTGTGGTATCGGCGCGTCTTACACGATTCCTCGTTACCAACAACAGCACCAACTTCCTTTCCGTAACAACCTGAAAGACAAGAAGTTCAACGGCCACGTTTGTCGTTTCGCTGAAGGTAACTTCTCTTGTTTCTTCGGTTGGCCAAACCTATCAAACACACCAACAGGCGGCTTCCTAGGTATGACTGGCGGTGAAGTACGTGCAAACATGCAAGTAGTTGACGTGTACTACCGTGACGGTGACAAGCTATCTGAGAACTGGGTTCTTATCGACCTTCCTTACTGGCTACAACAGCAAGGTCTAGACGTGTTCGAGCGTACTTCATCTATCATGAATCCAACTCTGTAA
- a CDS encoding LacI family DNA-binding transcriptional regulator yields MNSPKHSTASKPTVTSKDVAKLAGVSQSTVSRVFVPGSSVSEKTKQKVFEAAKALNYRPNAFARSLTTNESKLIGLVFPDADYPIHMKTLQLISTELQKQGYSAVLIPWQVDGNDNHSIPNIFQYRVDGVIAASATFNKSLYEECEEFDIPIVQYARVVEGTKSSHVVSDNYAAGQVAAQHFHSVGTKSAVYLTGNVPTYTNGEREAGFCSEFEDLTGKQARVIEADYDYLDALETIRTLFSEPTHPQAIFCATDNLAMAVMDVARLEFNLRIPEDLQVVGFDDIPQTQWLNYQLTTFKQDFRRLARESVKIVVSQIQEQDTSLVKLMVPVKFIERKTTLK; encoded by the coding sequence ATGAACTCACCAAAACACTCCACGGCGTCAAAACCAACTGTTACTTCAAAAGATGTCGCTAAACTGGCTGGCGTTTCTCAATCTACCGTTTCTCGTGTATTTGTTCCGGGCAGTTCGGTGTCTGAGAAGACCAAGCAGAAAGTATTCGAAGCGGCGAAAGCACTCAACTATCGCCCAAATGCCTTTGCTCGAAGCTTAACCACCAATGAATCTAAGTTGATTGGTTTGGTCTTCCCTGATGCTGATTACCCAATTCACATGAAAACGCTGCAACTCATCTCTACTGAGTTACAAAAACAGGGGTATTCTGCGGTGTTGATTCCGTGGCAAGTCGACGGTAACGACAACCACTCAATTCCTAACATCTTCCAATATCGTGTTGATGGCGTAATTGCAGCCTCTGCGACGTTCAACAAGTCGCTTTATGAAGAGTGTGAAGAGTTCGACATCCCTATCGTTCAGTATGCTCGTGTGGTTGAAGGCACCAAAAGTAGCCATGTAGTAAGTGATAACTACGCAGCAGGTCAAGTCGCGGCTCAGCACTTTCATAGCGTCGGAACGAAATCTGCGGTTTACCTAACGGGTAACGTACCTACCTACACCAATGGCGAACGTGAAGCGGGTTTTTGCTCTGAATTCGAAGATCTGACAGGCAAGCAAGCTCGCGTGATTGAAGCTGACTACGACTACCTTGATGCACTAGAGACCATTCGAACCCTGTTTTCAGAACCCACACATCCTCAAGCGATTTTCTGTGCGACAGACAATCTAGCGATGGCGGTAATGGATGTGGCACGCTTAGAGTTCAATCTACGAATTCCAGAAGACCTACAAGTGGTCGGTTTTGATGATATCCCGCAGACTCAGTGGTTGAACTATCAACTCACGACGTTCAAACAAGACTTCAGACGTCTTGCTCGTGAATCAGTAAAAATTGTCGTTAGCCAAATTCAAGAACAAGACACGAGCTTGGTTAAGCTGATGGTGCCAGTGAAGTTCATCGAACGAAAAACGACGTTAAAGTAG
- a CDS encoding DUF4345 domain-containing protein yields MKPQSIFLLVAVLGLTPIALSYGYAPVISLDYLFGIDASPINVTHIFRAVMGLYLALALFWVSGALIKKYRLPALYSLVVFMLGLAAGRVISLVVDGMPHWLLFVYLILELGFGLVGLKMIHNEQSETI; encoded by the coding sequence ATGAAGCCACAAAGTATTTTCTTGTTAGTCGCGGTTCTGGGCTTAACACCGATTGCATTGTCTTACGGTTATGCGCCGGTTATTTCTTTGGATTACCTTTTCGGAATCGATGCTAGCCCGATTAACGTTACCCATATCTTTCGTGCAGTGATGGGGCTGTATTTGGCTCTGGCTCTATTTTGGGTGAGTGGCGCACTGATAAAAAAGTATCGACTGCCAGCGCTATATAGTTTGGTGGTTTTCATGTTGGGTTTAGCTGCCGGACGAGTCATCAGTTTGGTGGTGGATGGCATGCCGCACTGGCTACTTTTCGTCTATCTGATCTTGGAGTTGGGCTTTGGCTTAGTCGGTTTAAAAATGATTCATAACGAGCAATCTGAAACAATATAA
- a CDS encoding sodium:solute symporter family transporter translates to MVTYSSFVVIALYVLTTLFISYLVNKRYSVGGDFSTGGKQFGWFTAGVSILATYISAMTFVGMPGWVYSSGMEAMSVHLNYPIVIFFAVVFFVPVFYKLGLTSIYEYLEHRFGVVARTINSIVFIVVQCISAGVILYAVALILVQVLPVSISEAIIYISLFTALYTYAGGISTVIWTDMLQSAVLIIGSIAIFGLLLMKIDAGEVLSPEHLNIINLDFDLGVDTTLWAGVVAVSFLHLSVYGTNQLIIQRTLATKNVQTAQKSMLLCGYGAFFIYLFFAVMGVLLSVFYQDSSFENSNEVILDFVFNHTNPIIVGLVISALSAAAMSTLDSTYNSMATVATFDFYKRFFRKSASDAHYESVARKMSLVAAASVVVPALLAVSNESVLKTIASLTSIFVGIRLGSFILGLFFKQANEKGVIAGSIGSVVVVFIAKYSGISWPWFALIGTVVFLVLGVVVSRFWGEVTQQQHEFIAKQKHLFAKPTASHYGLLVFAVVTIAACTVIPDWLYAALS, encoded by the coding sequence ATGGTTACGTACTCAAGTTTTGTGGTTATTGCTCTTTATGTGTTAACTACTTTATTTATCAGCTACTTAGTGAATAAGCGCTATAGCGTTGGTGGCGACTTTTCGACTGGTGGAAAACAATTTGGTTGGTTTACGGCGGGTGTGTCGATTCTTGCAACCTACATCAGTGCGATGACGTTCGTGGGTATGCCGGGCTGGGTTTATAGCTCAGGCATGGAAGCGATGAGCGTTCATCTGAATTACCCAATAGTGATCTTTTTCGCTGTGGTTTTCTTTGTTCCAGTGTTTTACAAACTTGGCCTGACCTCGATTTACGAATACCTAGAGCACCGCTTTGGCGTTGTTGCTCGCACGATCAATTCCATCGTGTTTATTGTGGTTCAGTGTATTTCGGCAGGGGTGATTTTGTATGCGGTGGCATTGATCTTGGTGCAAGTGCTACCAGTGAGTATCTCTGAGGCGATCATCTACATCAGCCTGTTTACCGCCTTGTATACCTATGCGGGGGGCATCTCAACTGTCATATGGACAGATATGCTGCAGTCGGCAGTATTGATTATTGGCAGTATCGCGATCTTTGGTTTATTGCTCATGAAGATCGATGCGGGGGAGGTGTTGTCTCCTGAGCATCTGAATATCATCAATCTAGATTTTGATCTTGGCGTCGACACCACATTGTGGGCGGGTGTTGTGGCGGTGAGCTTTTTACACCTGAGCGTATATGGCACTAACCAACTGATTATTCAAAGAACACTGGCGACAAAAAACGTTCAGACAGCGCAAAAATCGATGCTGCTTTGTGGTTACGGCGCGTTCTTCATCTACCTGTTTTTTGCTGTTATGGGCGTTTTGCTAAGCGTCTTCTATCAAGACTCCAGCTTTGAGAACAGTAATGAAGTGATTCTCGACTTCGTGTTCAACCACACTAACCCAATCATCGTTGGTTTGGTGATCTCAGCACTGTCGGCAGCGGCGATGTCGACGCTGGATTCCACTTATAACTCTATGGCGACCGTGGCAACGTTCGATTTTTATAAGCGCTTTTTCCGTAAATCAGCCTCCGATGCGCATTACGAATCGGTGGCAAGAAAAATGAGCCTAGTTGCTGCTGCTTCGGTTGTTGTGCCTGCTTTACTGGCGGTCTCTAATGAATCAGTGCTTAAAACTATTGCCAGCCTAACTTCAATTTTTGTCGGTATTCGCCTTGGCTCTTTCATCCTTGGTTTGTTCTTCAAGCAAGCGAATGAAAAAGGCGTTATAGCGGGCAGTATCGGCAGTGTCGTAGTGGTATTTATTGCCAAATACAGTGGCATCTCTTGGCCTTGGTTTGCCTTAATTGGCACGGTTGTTTTCTTAGTGTTAGGTGTTGTTGTGAGCCGTTTCTGGGGAGAGGTGACACAGCAACAACACGAATTTATTGCCAAGCAAAAGCACTTGTTCGCTAAGCCGACCGCGAGTCATTACGGCTTGTTGGTCTTTGCGGTTGTGACGATTGCTGCTTGTACTGTTATCCCTGATTGGCTTTATGCCGCTCTTTCTTAA
- a CDS encoding arylsulfatase yields MKGIFHLLTLSVLSSFSLSAWSAQEQPNIFVIFTDDVGISNLSAYHNGVMSSETPNIDSIAEKGMLLTDYYAQPSCTAGRSAFLTGQLPVRTGMHSVGLPGGPVGLSADTPTLPEMLKSMGYMTGQFGKNHLGDRDEFLPTMHGFDEYWGWLYHLNAMEYTEDPDWPKDGSLDAFAPRNVIYSRADGKGGQTIEDDGALSIERMRTLDDEVNKHAINFIERAVKADKPFFTWYCPSRGHVWTHLSPEYEAMLGQNGWGLQEVVMKDLDDHVGEMMAKMEELGIADNTIIIFTADNGPEIMTWPDGGMTPFHGEKGTTWEGGVRAPALVSWPGKIPAGSVGNGIFDGMDWLPTLVAAAGGPTDLKEKMLTGHDGFKAHLDGYNQVDMLTEKGESNRKEIYYYERDKLQAVRIGDWKAHFVVQNHGWSGPKEELNAPLLFNLRRDPYERAAEESGMYLKWMGQKMWAFGPAQAAVQQHLATFQEWPPVTPDLPAEKTGGVGN; encoded by the coding sequence ATGAAAGGGATTTTTCACCTTCTTACTCTGAGTGTGTTGAGTAGCTTTTCGCTATCGGCATGGTCAGCTCAAGAGCAGCCAAATATCTTTGTTATCTTCACCGATGATGTGGGTATTTCAAACTTGAGTGCTTATCACAATGGCGTAATGAGCAGCGAGACTCCGAACATCGACAGCATTGCCGAGAAAGGCATGCTGCTCACAGATTACTACGCTCAGCCTTCATGTACCGCGGGTCGTTCTGCGTTCTTAACTGGGCAATTACCTGTGCGAACGGGCATGCACTCAGTTGGGCTTCCGGGTGGCCCTGTGGGTTTAAGCGCAGATACACCAACACTTCCAGAGATGCTAAAAAGCATGGGTTACATGACAGGGCAGTTTGGTAAAAACCACCTAGGAGACCGAGACGAATTCCTGCCGACAATGCACGGTTTTGATGAATATTGGGGTTGGTTGTATCACTTGAATGCAATGGAATATACGGAAGATCCAGATTGGCCAAAAGATGGGTCGTTAGATGCCTTTGCGCCTCGTAACGTGATTTATTCAAGAGCTGATGGTAAAGGCGGACAAACCATTGAAGATGATGGTGCCTTGTCGATTGAGCGTATGCGCACACTGGATGATGAAGTAAACAAACACGCGATTAATTTCATCGAACGAGCGGTTAAAGCGGATAAGCCGTTCTTTACTTGGTATTGCCCATCACGTGGTCACGTTTGGACGCATCTTTCACCTGAATATGAAGCCATGCTCGGACAAAACGGTTGGGGGCTTCAAGAAGTGGTCATGAAAGATCTTGATGATCATGTCGGTGAGATGATGGCGAAAATGGAGGAACTTGGTATTGCCGATAATACCATCATCATTTTTACTGCGGATAATGGCCCTGAGATCATGACATGGCCAGACGGCGGTATGACACCATTCCATGGCGAGAAAGGAACAACATGGGAAGGTGGTGTTCGTGCTCCTGCGCTAGTGAGTTGGCCTGGTAAAATTCCAGCAGGAAGCGTGGGTAACGGCATCTTTGATGGTATGGATTGGCTTCCAACATTAGTGGCTGCAGCTGGTGGGCCCACGGATCTGAAAGAGAAGATGCTGACAGGTCATGATGGCTTTAAAGCGCATCTCGATGGTTACAACCAAGTCGATATGCTGACGGAAAAAGGCGAGTCGAATCGTAAAGAGATTTACTACTACGAGCGAGATAAGCTACAAGCCGTTCGCATAGGTGACTGGAAAGCGCACTTCGTGGTACAGAATCACGGTTGGAGTGGTCCGAAAGAAGAGCTTAACGCACCACTGCTGTTCAACTTGCGTCGCGACCCATATGAGAGAGCAGCTGAAGAATCTGGAATGTACTTGAAATGGATGGGGCAGAAGATGTGGGCGTTTGGTCCTGCTCAAGCTGCAGTCCAACAGCATTTAGCAACTTTCCAAGAGTGGCCACCAGTAACACCAGACTTACCAGCTGAGAAAACCGGTGGTGTTGGTAACTAG
- a CDS encoding Lrp/AsnC family transcriptional regulator: protein MKQKESTKEVLDDTDIAILGHIQQDGRMSNSKLAEKVNLSETPCWRRWKRMEETGYIDGYAAKLNRKKLGFHVAGFTLVTLGNHEVENTEPFEEFVAVTDWIPMCHCIAGGADYMVQVLAKDLEEYFERISSIRRVKGVSAIQSNISVKELKNSYQLPLED, encoded by the coding sequence ATGAAACAGAAAGAATCCACCAAAGAAGTGTTAGATGACACAGATATCGCCATCTTAGGACATATCCAACAAGACGGGCGCATGAGCAACAGTAAACTTGCCGAGAAGGTAAACCTCAGCGAAACCCCATGCTGGCGCCGTTGGAAACGCATGGAAGAGACGGGTTATATCGATGGTTACGCAGCGAAGCTAAACCGCAAAAAGCTGGGTTTTCATGTAGCAGGCTTTACTCTTGTGACCTTGGGTAACCACGAAGTTGAAAACACAGAACCGTTCGAAGAGTTTGTTGCCGTTACCGATTGGATTCCGATGTGTCACTGTATTGCAGGCGGTGCCGACTACATGGTGCAAGTGTTAGCAAAAGATTTAGAAGAGTACTTTGAGCGTATTAGCTCAATAAGAAGAGTAAAAGGCGTGAGCGCGATTCAATCCAACATCTCAGTGAAAGAACTGAAAAACAGTTATCAACTCCCTCTTGAAGACTAG